In Sphingobacterium sp. SYP-B4668, the sequence GTGGGCAGCCCATATATTCTCTATGGCAAGCCAACCACATTTAACGGGCACATCTCTATCACCCACCCCGAAATGGAGTTGTACAATCCACAGGAAAAAAAAATCGGCAACCAAACATTACAGCCTGTTTATTCATCCACCGAAAAACTCAAAAAATTTAATCTGGATACCCGTGGTCTTCAACAACTACAGCAGACAGCACTAGAGACCGTATACAAAAATATTACCGAAACCATGCCTGCCCATCTGACCTCTGCACATCGACTGGTTTCCTATCCTCAAGCTCTATTAGCTATCCACTTTCCAAAGTCAGAGTCGGAACTACAAGCGGCTATCAGAAGGTTGAAATTTGAAGAGCTCTTTTTTATACAACTGCGCTTGCTTAACAACAAGCAGCTTAATACCCTTAAATTCAAAGGGCACCGTTTTGATCAAGTCGGGGACAAATTCAACATCTTCTTCAATGAAAAACTTCCATTTCCATTAACCACTGCCCAGAAAAGAGTTATTAAGGAAATCCGCATAGACACCAACACCGGAGCTCAGATGAATCGCTTGGTACAAGGCGATGTGGGCTCTGGAAAAACAGTCGTTGCACTGATGACTATGCTACTCGCTATAGATAATGGATACCAAGCCTGTATGATGGCTCCGACCGAAATTCTGGCCACTCAGCATTATGTTGGCATTAAGAAACTTTTGGGAGAAGGATTTGTCAATATAAAATTGTTGACCGGATCAACGTCCACTAAAGACAGGCGTATTATCCATCAGGAACTGGAAGAAGGAACGCTCGACATATTAATCGGTACCCATGCCCTTATTGAAGACAAGGTCAAGTTCATGAACATTGGTTTTGCTGTCATCGACGAACAGCACCGATTCGGAGTAGAGCAACGTGCAAAACTATGGCGAAAGAATGTCATCCCTCCTCATATGTTAGTCATGACAGCCACCCCCATCCCGCGTACATTAGCTATGACCATGTATGGTGACCTTGACATCTCGGTTATTGACGAGCTTCCGGCAGGCCGCAAACCTATCAAAACAGTACATTTCTTCGAAAGCTCCCGACTGCGCATGTTTGGATTCATGAAAGAAGAAATTGCGAAAGGACGCCAAGTATATGTCGTATTCCCATTAATCAAAGAAAGTGAAAAACTGGACCTCCTCTACTTAGAAGCGGGTTTAGAAAATCTACAACGCGAATTTCCCCTTCCCCAATACAAAATAAGCATTGTCCACGGTAAAATGCCTGTAAAGGATAAAGACTTTGAGATGCAGCGCTTCATTAAGCACGAGACCCAGATTATGGTCGCTACCACCGTCATCGAAGTCGGGGTCAATGTCCCTAACGCGTCGGTTATGATTATTGAAAATTCCGAACGATTTGGCCTCTCACAGCTGCATCAGCTCAGAGGAAGGGTGGGACGCGGAGCCGAACAATCCTACTGTATCCTCATGTCGGGCAACAAGCTTAGCAAAGAGGGAAGATTACGATTGGAGACAATGGTCCGTACAAATGACGGCTTTGAAATAGCTGAAGTTGACCTTCAACTACGAGGACCGGGAGACATCTCCGGCACACAGCAGTCAGGTGTCCTAGATATGAAGATTGCCAACCTCGCTAGTGATCAAGCCATTTTAACGGAAGCCCGTAGTACCGTAATCCAAATATTCAAAGAAGACCCGCAGCTGCAACATGCCGAAAACATTTTACTTAGGGATTATCTACGCCAACGTAATCCAGGAATCTCTTGGGACAAAATTTCTTAAAAAACGCTTATCTTTGTAACGTGTTCAATGCAAGAAACCCTTGAGCATGGGATGGATGAGGAATGCCCCTAGAGATATTAGGTCTACTTAGTTAAACTTTCCTACACTTACTTTACACGAAAAACCATCATATGGCTTGGACTAGAATACACGACACCGCTATAAAACCCGAAACAGCAATACTTGTATCCGTAATTACACCTGATACAACAGAAGCAAAAGCACGGGAATATTTAGAAGAGCTTCAATTTTTAGTGGAGACTGCCGGCGGTATTACCAAAGGCATTTTTACCCAAAAACTGTCCTATCCTGACAAAGCCACTTTCATCGGAAGCGGCAAGATGGATGAAATCAAATCATTTGTAGACGCCGAAGAGATCGATATTGTTGTGTTTGATGACGAATTGAGTCCCTCACAACTCCGCAATATCGAAAACCACTTTAAGGTAAAGATATTGGACCGTTCTAACTTAATATTGGACATCTTTGCTAGCCATGCAAAGACCGCACAAGCAAAGACTCAGGTCGAATTAGCCCAACTACAGTACCTTCTGCCGCGATTGACACGTATGTGGACCCACTTGGAGCGCCAGCGAGGCGGCATCGGGATGCGTGGACCTGGCGAATCTCAGATTGAGTCCGATAGACGGATGATTTTGAACAAGATATCCCTCTTCAAGGAGCGGCTCAAATCTATCGACAAACAGAATGAAACCCAACGTAAAAACAGAGGAGAGATGATTCGCGTTGCGTTAGTGGGCTACACCAACGTTGGGAAATCGACCATCATGAATATGATATCCAAATCAGATGTACTGATCGAGAACAAACTCTTTGCAACACTAGACACAACTGTCCGTAAAGTTGTCATTGACAATCTCCCCTTTTTGCTATCAGACACTGTCGGTTTCATCCGTAAGCTTCCGCATCATCTAGTGGAATGTTTCAAATCGACATTAGACGAAGTCCGTGAGGCCGACGTGCTGATTCACGTTGTAGATATTTCGCATCCAAATTTCGAGGACCATATCCATGCTGTCAACGAAACGCTGAAAGACCTTGGCGCATTAGACAAGCCTGTCGTGACTGTCTTCAACAAGATAGATGCCTATAAGCCAGCCGTCGAGGAGGGAGATGAAGGAGAAGAACGGCAAGTAACACTGGATGAATTCAAAAATAGCTGGATGGCAAAAAACTCTGCCCCTGCCATTTTTATCTCCGCTACACACAAGACAAATGTAGAAGAGTTCAAGCAACAGCTGTATGATATTATCGTCAAAATGCACAACGATAGGTATCCATATAATAACCTGTTATATTAATTTTGGGTTCTACGGCATGGGGGATAGGCAATAAGCTTAATTTCAAACACAACGAACCACCTATTCCCGATGACTTATCATCAGACTCTTTATTGAAACAAGCTGGATAAAAAAATAGTTATTTACATCAAAAAATAAACGGCTTATAGCACATTGCCGATGAACAAAAAAGTACAATATATCGACTGGGGCCTAGTAGATTACCAAGATGCTTGGGATAGACAAGAAGGAATTTTTAAAACTTTGCTGGACATAAAACATCAAAATCGTGTGCAACATACGGACCTTCCCACGGACAATTACTTGATTTTTACCGAGCACCCACACGTATATACCCTCGGGAAGAGTGGCCATGTAGACAATCTATTATTGGATAATTTAGGGTTAGTTGAAAAAAACGCTACTTTCTATAAAATTAACCGAGGAGGGGACATCACTTACCACGGCCCTGGACAGATTGTAGGATACCCTATCCTTGATTTGGACAACTTCTTTACGGATATCCACCTATATCTCCGTACACTCGAAGAAGCCATTATCCTGACACTCCAAGACTATGGAATTGTAGCTGGACGCTATCCAGGATATACGGGCGTGTGGTTAGAACCTGACAATGATAGAGCACGAAAAATTTGCGCATTGGGCGTCCGCGCCAGTCGTTGGGTGACCATGCATGGCTTTGCATTCAACGTCAACACCGACCTAAGCTACTTTGGCAACATTGTTCCATGTGGAATTGACGACAAGGACGTCACCTCTATGGAGCGCGAGCTAGGTCACAAACTGGAAATGAATGCGGTAAAAGACAAACTAAAAGGACATATCGCTGACCTTTTCCATATGGAGCTTGGCTAGGAACCCCTCAACAGTAATAAAAAGCAATCCAAAACCGACTTTTCTTTTAATCCAATGGGCGTTGAAAAAAGCAACGTCCTACAGCCCTTTCAAGCTATTCAATTGCTCCACAACACTTAGCTGTCTTTCCAAAGAAGAGATTGTCTTTTCCTGCGAGCGCACCGTTTGCTCTAAAGCAGCAATTGCCGTCTGCAATGCCTCTACGACACTTAAGCCACTATTACTGCCTGCAGCGACCGGAAGATATTGTTCTCCGCCATCTCTCACCACATTAGCCGTATACATTTCACCCACCCCCGTCAATAACCAAGTCGGGTTCACTTTGTTATATTTAGATAAAATAACAACCATTGCATCCGAGCTTAAAGCCGAAGATTTTTGAACGCCCTTAAAATTTGCATACGAAAGGCCTAAATCTTTAAAAAAATCAACTTTATTTCGCCCACTTTCTTCCGCAATTAATAGTACGCGTTCTTTTACACTAGACATTATTTTATCTTTTTATTTGCATAAGATAAAATTATATCTTATGTTTGATTAACAATTATAAAATACTGGCCTTAGCAGAGGGCCATACTCAAATTAACAATTATAAACCGTCCATGATCAAAATTGATCACCACACATGGAAATGCAAATTTTAATCGTGGTAAGCTTCATATGACCGATGAAACAAAAA encodes:
- the lipB gene encoding lipoyl(octanoyl) transferase LipB; protein product: MNKKVQYIDWGLVDYQDAWDRQEGIFKTLLDIKHQNRVQHTDLPTDNYLIFTEHPHVYTLGKSGHVDNLLLDNLGLVEKNATFYKINRGGDITYHGPGQIVGYPILDLDNFFTDIHLYLRTLEEAIILTLQDYGIVAGRYPGYTGVWLEPDNDRARKICALGVRASRWVTMHGFAFNVNTDLSYFGNIVPCGIDDKDVTSMERELGHKLEMNAVKDKLKGHIADLFHMELG
- the recG gene encoding ATP-dependent DNA helicase RecG — translated: MADLSLITPIEYLKGVGPQKADILKKELQVFTIGDLLEYYPFRYIDRTQFHKINKLHPDMIGAQVLGRLIGLQEVGEKRGRRLVGQFKDDTGSIELVWFQSLTWLKKSLKVGSPYILYGKPTTFNGHISITHPEMELYNPQEKKIGNQTLQPVYSSTEKLKKFNLDTRGLQQLQQTALETVYKNITETMPAHLTSAHRLVSYPQALLAIHFPKSESELQAAIRRLKFEELFFIQLRLLNNKQLNTLKFKGHRFDQVGDKFNIFFNEKLPFPLTTAQKRVIKEIRIDTNTGAQMNRLVQGDVGSGKTVVALMTMLLAIDNGYQACMMAPTEILATQHYVGIKKLLGEGFVNIKLLTGSTSTKDRRIIHQELEEGTLDILIGTHALIEDKVKFMNIGFAVIDEQHRFGVEQRAKLWRKNVIPPHMLVMTATPIPRTLAMTMYGDLDISVIDELPAGRKPIKTVHFFESSRLRMFGFMKEEIAKGRQVYVVFPLIKESEKLDLLYLEAGLENLQREFPLPQYKISIVHGKMPVKDKDFEMQRFIKHETQIMVATTVIEVGVNVPNASVMIIENSERFGLSQLHQLRGRVGRGAEQSYCILMSGNKLSKEGRLRLETMVRTNDGFEIAEVDLQLRGPGDISGTQQSGVLDMKIANLASDQAILTEARSTVIQIFKEDPQLQHAENILLRDYLRQRNPGISWDKIS
- the hflX gene encoding GTPase HflX; translated protein: MAWTRIHDTAIKPETAILVSVITPDTTEAKAREYLEELQFLVETAGGITKGIFTQKLSYPDKATFIGSGKMDEIKSFVDAEEIDIVVFDDELSPSQLRNIENHFKVKILDRSNLILDIFASHAKTAQAKTQVELAQLQYLLPRLTRMWTHLERQRGGIGMRGPGESQIESDRRMILNKISLFKERLKSIDKQNETQRKNRGEMIRVALVGYTNVGKSTIMNMISKSDVLIENKLFATLDTTVRKVVIDNLPFLLSDTVGFIRKLPHHLVECFKSTLDEVREADVLIHVVDISHPNFEDHIHAVNETLKDLGALDKPVVTVFNKIDAYKPAVEEGDEGEERQVTLDEFKNSWMAKNSAPAIFISATHKTNVEEFKQQLYDIIVKMHNDRYPYNNLLY